A window of the Bradyrhizobium ottawaense genome harbors these coding sequences:
- a CDS encoding fatty acid desaturase, protein MDQQVTYALGAPASRALAHALSGYREPSSTRSTFEIAITAIPFVLIWVLMWAGLAEGYWICLVLALPAAGFLVRLFMIQHDCGHGSFFRHRMANDWVGRVIGVLTLTPYDVWRRAHTLHHAGAGNLDRRGIGDIDTLTVSEYRALSRRGRMFYRLYRHPVVMFGLGPAYVFILQQRLPTGGMRASWQAWLSAMATNAAIAVLVAAMIWLVGIGLFLLVQLPITLLAASIGVWLFYVQHQFEDTFWERGESWNVHEAGLHGSSHYDLPGVLRWFTANIGVHHVHHLCSRIPYYRLPQVLRDHPQLVELGRLTLLRSLGCVRQVLWDERQRKLISFREMRALAAS, encoded by the coding sequence ATGGATCAACAAGTGACCTACGCCCTCGGCGCGCCCGCTTCCCGCGCGCTGGCTCATGCGCTGTCCGGCTACCGCGAGCCGAGTTCCACGCGCAGCACCTTCGAGATCGCGATCACGGCGATACCGTTCGTCCTGATCTGGGTCCTGATGTGGGCCGGGCTCGCGGAAGGCTACTGGATCTGTCTGGTGCTGGCGCTTCCGGCCGCGGGCTTTCTGGTGCGTCTGTTCATGATCCAGCACGATTGCGGCCACGGCTCGTTCTTTCGCCATCGCATGGCGAACGACTGGGTCGGACGCGTCATCGGCGTGCTGACATTGACGCCCTACGATGTCTGGCGGCGCGCGCACACCCTGCACCACGCCGGCGCGGGCAATCTCGACCGCCGCGGCATTGGCGACATCGACACGCTGACGGTGTCGGAATATCGCGCGCTCTCCAGGCGAGGCCGGATGTTCTACCGCCTGTACCGGCATCCGGTCGTGATGTTCGGTCTCGGGCCCGCCTATGTGTTCATCCTGCAGCAGCGATTGCCGACCGGCGGCATGCGCGCCAGTTGGCAGGCCTGGCTCAGCGCGATGGCCACGAATGCCGCGATCGCGGTGCTGGTGGCCGCCATGATCTGGCTGGTCGGCATCGGCCTGTTCCTGCTGGTGCAGTTGCCGATCACGCTGCTCGCCGCCTCGATCGGCGTCTGGCTGTTCTACGTCCAGCATCAGTTCGAGGATACGTTCTGGGAGCGCGGCGAGAGCTGGAACGTTCACGAAGCGGGCCTGCACGGCAGCTCGCATTACGACCTGCCCGGCGTGCTGCGCTGGTTCACCGCCAATATCGGCGTGCACCATGTCCACCATCTGTGCAGCCGAATCCCCTATTATCGCCTGCCGCAGGTGCTGCGCGATCATCCGCAGCTCGTCGAGCTCGGACGGCTCACGCTGCTGCGAAGCCTCGGCTGCGTGCGTCAGGTGCTGTGGGACGAGCGGCAGCGCAAGCTGATCTCGTTCCGCGAGATGCGCGCGCTGGCAGCGAGCTAG
- a CDS encoding CaiB/BaiF CoA transferase family protein — protein sequence MSALPLSGIKILDLTRVLAGPLSAQMMADLGAEVIKIERPGGGDDARAFGPPYLNDPEGKQNNNNSFYLCANRGKKSVTVNIASPEGQDIIRELAKSCDVMMENYKVGDLKRYGLDYETIKKLNPGIIYCSVTGFGQTGPYAPRAGYDAILQAMGGLMSVTGHIDGEPGAGPMKVGPSIVDYMTGMNTSIGILSALYHRDANGGEGQHVDVCLFDTVIASLSHWLQIYLVNGQTPPRRGTWGNGGMPAGVFRCTDGELMLVVGNDGQFVRTCAVLGAPELATDPRFVKNNDRVVHGKEIMAIFAGLFLKKPMAYWLDELEKAGVPSGPINSFEQVFADPHVQSRGMKIKVKHPFEPELAMIRNPLTFSGTPITDYRAPPLLGADTKDVLATIGYDEAKVEALKKQKIV from the coding sequence ATGTCGGCTCTGCCACTTTCGGGCATCAAGATTCTCGACCTGACGCGCGTGCTCGCAGGCCCGCTGTCGGCGCAGATGATGGCGGATCTCGGCGCCGAGGTGATCAAGATCGAACGGCCGGGCGGCGGCGACGATGCGCGCGCCTTCGGCCCACCCTACCTGAACGATCCCGAAGGCAAGCAGAACAACAACAACTCGTTCTACCTCTGCGCCAATCGCGGCAAGAAATCCGTCACCGTCAATATCGCCTCACCGGAAGGCCAGGACATCATCCGTGAACTCGCAAAATCCTGCGACGTGATGATGGAGAACTACAAGGTCGGCGATCTCAAGCGTTACGGCCTCGACTACGAGACCATCAAGAAGCTCAACCCCGGCATCATCTATTGCTCGGTGACCGGCTTCGGCCAGACCGGACCCTATGCGCCGCGCGCCGGCTACGACGCGATCCTGCAGGCGATGGGCGGGCTGATGAGCGTCACCGGCCACATCGACGGAGAACCCGGCGCGGGCCCGATGAAGGTCGGACCTTCCATCGTCGACTACATGACCGGCATGAATACCTCGATCGGCATCTTGTCGGCGCTCTATCATCGCGACGCCAATGGCGGCGAGGGGCAGCATGTCGACGTCTGCCTGTTCGACACCGTGATCGCCTCGCTGTCGCATTGGCTTCAGATCTATCTGGTCAACGGCCAGACCCCGCCGCGGCGCGGCACCTGGGGCAATGGCGGCATGCCGGCCGGCGTGTTCCGCTGCACCGATGGCGAACTGATGCTGGTGGTCGGCAATGATGGCCAGTTCGTGCGCACCTGCGCGGTGCTCGGCGCACCCGAACTTGCGACCGACCCGCGCTTCGTCAAGAACAACGACCGCGTCGTGCACGGCAAGGAAATCATGGCGATCTTCGCCGGCCTGTTCCTGAAGAAGCCGATGGCGTACTGGCTGGACGAACTGGAGAAGGCCGGCGTGCCCTCGGGGCCGATCAACAGTTTCGAGCAGGTGTTCGCCGATCCGCACGTCCAGTCGCGCGGTATGAAGATCAAGGTCAAGCATCCCTTCGAGCCCGAGCTCGCAATGATCCGCAATCCGCTGACGTTCTCCGGCACCCCGATCACGGACTATCGCGCGCCGCCGCTGCTCGGCGCCGACACCAAAGACGTGCTGGCGACGATCGGCTATGATGAGGCCAAGGTCGAGGCGTTGAAGAAGCAGAAGATCGTGTAA
- a CDS encoding MmgE/PrpD family protein, whose amino-acid sequence MRIAKRAILDTVGCAFGGYTAGPSRVAQKLAADVSAKQSATVLFSGISTSPDLAVFANGVMIRYLDFNDAFVSLTHGAGHPSDTIAALLTAAELNGRSGRDLITATVLAHEVFCKVADVFDYLGNGIDHSTITGFAAVVGAGSLMRLTTDQMVQAIGITVGGNTATRQGRADALSNWKAFAAADACRKAMFSVQLAQNGMTGPGKVFEGSYGFFKVMGRKPVSPPQLGEPFGIRRCFTKRFPLGQFSQTVAQAALEARPFAGNPDDIKEINIHVSRSAIKIMAEGPDKWRPQTHETADHSIPYAAGLMLTYGKIDPDYYEDPYLHDARLLDLVGRVKCLPSDEADRTENEFNLCELELVLKSGARKTVRVEYHRGHFKNPMTDAEMEEKFRLLAQKHLSADRVDNLLRLLWGIEGLPQVSALITATQV is encoded by the coding sequence GTGCGCATCGCCAAACGCGCGATCCTCGACACCGTTGGTTGCGCGTTCGGCGGCTACACCGCGGGGCCGAGCCGGGTTGCGCAAAAGCTCGCCGCTGACGTCAGTGCGAAGCAAAGCGCGACCGTCCTGTTCAGCGGCATCAGTACGAGCCCCGATCTTGCGGTGTTCGCCAACGGCGTGATGATCCGGTATCTGGACTTCAACGACGCCTTTGTCAGCCTGACCCATGGCGCCGGACATCCGAGCGATACCATTGCGGCACTGCTGACGGCTGCCGAGCTGAACGGCCGCAGCGGACGGGATCTGATCACCGCGACCGTGCTGGCCCATGAGGTGTTCTGCAAGGTCGCCGATGTCTTCGACTATCTCGGCAACGGCATCGACCATTCGACCATCACCGGCTTCGCGGCGGTGGTCGGCGCCGGCAGCCTGATGAGGCTGACGACGGATCAGATGGTGCAGGCCATCGGGATCACGGTCGGCGGCAACACCGCGACGCGCCAGGGCCGCGCCGATGCGCTGTCGAACTGGAAGGCGTTTGCGGCGGCGGACGCCTGCCGCAAGGCGATGTTTTCGGTGCAGCTTGCACAAAACGGCATGACCGGCCCCGGCAAGGTGTTCGAGGGCAGCTACGGCTTCTTCAAGGTGATGGGCCGCAAGCCGGTTTCGCCGCCGCAGCTCGGCGAGCCGTTCGGCATCCGCCGCTGCTTCACCAAGCGCTTTCCGCTCGGCCAGTTCTCGCAGACCGTAGCCCAGGCTGCCCTCGAAGCGCGGCCATTCGCCGGTAACCCGGACGATATCAAGGAGATCAACATCCACGTCTCGCGTTCCGCGATCAAGATCATGGCTGAGGGCCCCGACAAGTGGCGGCCGCAGACGCACGAGACCGCCGATCACAGCATCCCCTATGCCGCGGGGCTGATGCTGACATACGGCAAGATCGATCCTGACTATTACGAGGATCCCTACCTGCACGACGCGCGCCTGCTTGACCTCGTCGGCCGCGTCAAATGCCTGCCGTCGGATGAAGCCGACCGAACCGAGAACGAATTCAACCTGTGCGAACTCGAACTCGTGCTCAAGTCGGGCGCACGCAAGACCGTCCGCGTCGAATATCACCGCGGCCACTTCAAGAACCCGATGACCGATGCCGAGATGGAAGAGAAGTTCCGCCTGCTGGCGCAAAAGCACCTCAGCGCCGATCGCGTCGACAATCTCTTGCGTCTGCTGTGGGGGATCGAGGGCCTGCCGCAGGTGAGCGCCCTGATCACGGCGACCCAGGTCTGA
- a CDS encoding tyramine oxidase, with product MNASAVGVRYLLAVLLWLPAFAVAAQEARPVHPLDALTATELHQVKEILAAAGKLGPKARFHTVDLDEPDKAIVAAWRPGMALPRRALAVVSEAGSVHEAAVDLAAGSVTGWQAVSGEPALLFEELNGTAGLALADPRMVQGLAKRGFAPNQVFCLPLTAGNFGNKEDQGRRLIKMPCVGKPTGSNYWARPIEGLFATIDLKTKKVLDVTDSGVVPVSGDTGGYKEAEIAAYGALRPESKPASVAQPGGDNIAIEDGRIVWDMWRFHLRADKRPGPVLSMVEARDGARWRSVAYQMHLSEVFVPYMDSDEAWYFRTYMDSGEYGFGNSLSPLRKGIDCPAYARFFPVTMPQDDGEPIQTPDAICVFERAIGDPAWRHFEIFEQGRTMVPAEGRPASELVVRSASEVGNYDYLIDYVFHQDGSIRVAVGATGLDAVKGVTSQSMKDAAAADETRQGTLIAPGLVAPFHSHYFNFRLDLDVDGAANDFMRERLVQKSLPKGSPRRSMYTVAHEMPAREKEARTRIESASPALYHFANNNVESALGHHPGYMLMPEGSYVHPLLAADDPPVKRNDYLHYQLSVTPYSPSERYAGGRYAMMSDGKDTLGAWTARDRPISNRDIVAWYTVGFHHITRMEDWPVMPTHWFGFTLMPHNFFASNPAMTIRDPK from the coding sequence ATGAACGCATCGGCTGTTGGGGTGAGGTATCTTCTGGCGGTTTTGTTGTGGCTTCCGGCATTCGCGGTCGCCGCGCAGGAAGCGCGCCCCGTGCATCCACTCGATGCGTTGACGGCGACCGAATTGCATCAGGTGAAGGAAATTCTTGCCGCGGCCGGCAAGCTCGGGCCGAAGGCGCGCTTTCATACCGTCGACCTCGACGAACCCGACAAGGCCATCGTCGCGGCGTGGCGCCCGGGCATGGCGTTGCCGCGGCGTGCGCTCGCCGTGGTGAGCGAAGCGGGGAGCGTGCATGAAGCCGCCGTCGATCTCGCGGCCGGTAGCGTCACCGGATGGCAGGCGGTCAGTGGCGAACCGGCGCTGCTGTTCGAGGAGCTCAACGGCACCGCCGGTTTGGCATTAGCGGATCCGCGCATGGTGCAGGGGCTGGCGAAGCGTGGGTTCGCGCCCAATCAGGTGTTTTGTTTGCCGCTGACGGCAGGCAATTTCGGCAACAAGGAAGACCAGGGCCGCCGCCTGATCAAGATGCCCTGTGTCGGCAAGCCCACCGGCTCCAACTACTGGGCGCGCCCGATCGAGGGCCTGTTTGCGACCATCGATCTCAAGACCAAAAAGGTGCTGGACGTCACCGATAGCGGCGTGGTGCCGGTGTCAGGCGACACCGGCGGCTACAAGGAAGCCGAGATTGCCGCATACGGCGCGCTGCGGCCGGAATCGAAACCGGCCAGCGTCGCCCAGCCCGGCGGCGACAATATTGCGATCGAGGACGGTCGCATCGTCTGGGACATGTGGCGCTTTCACCTGCGCGCCGACAAGCGGCCGGGGCCGGTGCTGTCGATGGTCGAGGCGCGCGACGGCGCGCGCTGGCGTTCGGTCGCCTACCAGATGCATCTGTCGGAAGTGTTCGTGCCCTACATGGATTCCGACGAGGCCTGGTACTTCCGGACCTATATGGACAGCGGCGAATACGGTTTTGGCAACTCGCTGAGCCCGCTGCGCAAGGGGATCGACTGTCCGGCTTACGCACGCTTCTTCCCGGTCACCATGCCGCAGGACGATGGCGAGCCGATCCAGACGCCGGACGCGATCTGCGTGTTCGAGCGCGCGATCGGCGATCCCGCCTGGCGGCATTTTGAAATTTTTGAGCAGGGACGAACGATGGTGCCGGCGGAAGGCCGCCCGGCGAGCGAACTCGTGGTGCGTTCGGCCTCCGAGGTCGGCAACTACGATTACCTGATCGACTATGTCTTTCATCAGGATGGCAGCATCCGCGTCGCCGTCGGCGCCACCGGCCTCGATGCCGTCAAGGGCGTGACGAGCCAATCGATGAAGGATGCGGCCGCCGCTGACGAAACCAGGCAGGGGACGCTGATCGCGCCCGGGCTGGTGGCGCCGTTCCACAGCCACTATTTCAACTTCCGCCTCGATCTCGACGTCGATGGCGCCGCCAACGATTTCATGCGCGAGCGGCTGGTGCAGAAATCGTTGCCAAAGGGCTCGCCGCGCCGCTCGATGTATACGGTCGCGCACGAGATGCCGGCGCGGGAGAAGGAAGCCCGCACCCGCATCGAGTCCGCTTCACCCGCGCTCTATCATTTCGCCAACAACAATGTGGAGAGCGCGCTCGGCCATCATCCCGGCTACATGCTGATGCCGGAAGGCAGCTACGTGCACCCGCTGCTCGCCGCGGACGATCCGCCGGTGAAGCGCAACGACTATCTGCATTACCAGCTCTCGGTGACGCCCTATTCGCCGTCCGAGCGTTACGCCGGCGGGCGCTATGCCATGATGAGCGACGGCAAGGACACGTTAGGGGCCTGGACGGCGCGCGACCGGCCGATCTCGAACCGCGACATCGTCGCCTGGTACACGGTCGGCTTTCACCACATCACCCGCATGGAGGATTGGCCCGTGATGCCGACCCATTGGTTCGGCTTCACGCTGATGCCGCATAATTTCTTTGCATCAAACCCGGCGATGACGATCCGGGACCCGAAGTAG
- a CDS encoding amidase family protein, with protein MARKTVKKTVKKTAKKKATKSAAKKMAPRKAAKKTAPHQSAKPRPPKGPVWQWSAVETAAAIRTGAISSVEVVEVHLARMRAVNPKLNAVVVDLSEEALKAAKAADGAAARRNPGLLHGVPITIKENVDYEGRPNPNGVPAQMSIMAPSDAPVVRNLKKSGAVVIGLTNTPEFSFRGFTDNPLHGLTLNPWDPEITCGGSSGGAGAAVAAGIGTIAHGNDIGGSLRWPAHCNGIATIKPTQGRIPAYNESAAAERPMLAHLMSAQGPLARGVDDLRVALEVMSARDPRDPWWVPAPLTGPKPKGPIKVALAKLPDDMDVDPSVHAALRAAADHLERSGYRVSEVEVPDINGVWHTWCDIITNETVTLQEAAMLKVASEDFHIAWNGIKGSANTLDLAGWMRATAARNGHIRAWQLFFEEYPVVLAPTTVKPTPGPREDAISGERAREIFWNDLRFISAINVLGLPSAVVPVALHAGKPIGVQLIAGRYREDLALDAAAAIEKRAGMLVRQLWERMG; from the coding sequence GTGGCCAGGAAAACCGTAAAGAAAACCGTAAAGAAAACCGCGAAGAAGAAAGCGACGAAGAGCGCCGCGAAGAAGATGGCGCCGAGGAAGGCTGCAAAGAAGACCGCGCCACACCAATCCGCCAAGCCACGCCCGCCCAAAGGCCCGGTCTGGCAGTGGTCCGCCGTCGAGACGGCCGCCGCGATCCGCACCGGCGCGATTTCCTCGGTCGAGGTGGTCGAAGTGCATCTCGCGCGGATGCGCGCGGTCAATCCAAAACTCAACGCCGTTGTCGTCGACCTGTCGGAGGAAGCGCTCAAGGCGGCGAAAGCCGCCGACGGTGCGGCAGCCAGGCGAAACCCCGGCCTGCTGCACGGCGTGCCGATCACGATCAAGGAAAACGTCGACTATGAGGGGCGGCCCAACCCCAACGGGGTGCCGGCGCAAATGAGTATCATGGCCCCTTCCGACGCGCCTGTGGTGCGCAACCTCAAGAAATCAGGCGCTGTTGTCATCGGTCTGACCAACACGCCGGAATTCTCGTTCCGCGGTTTCACCGACAACCCGCTGCACGGACTGACGCTGAACCCGTGGGATCCCGAGATCACCTGCGGCGGATCGTCCGGCGGCGCCGGTGCCGCGGTGGCGGCCGGTATCGGCACCATTGCGCACGGCAATGACATCGGCGGCTCCTTGCGCTGGCCGGCGCATTGCAACGGGATCGCGACCATCAAGCCGACCCAGGGCCGCATTCCCGCCTACAACGAGAGTGCGGCGGCCGAACGGCCGATGCTGGCGCATCTGATGTCCGCGCAGGGGCCGCTGGCGCGCGGCGTCGACGACCTCCGCGTCGCACTCGAAGTCATGAGTGCGCGCGATCCGCGCGACCCGTGGTGGGTGCCGGCGCCCCTGACCGGACCGAAACCGAAAGGGCCGATCAAGGTCGCGCTGGCGAAACTGCCCGATGACATGGACGTCGATCCTTCGGTGCATGCGGCGCTGAGAGCCGCCGCCGACCATCTCGAACGATCAGGCTATCGCGTCAGCGAGGTCGAGGTCCCCGACATCAATGGCGTCTGGCACACCTGGTGCGACATCATCACCAACGAAACCGTGACGCTGCAGGAAGCCGCGATGCTCAAGGTGGCTTCGGAAGATTTCCACATCGCCTGGAACGGCATCAAGGGCTCGGCCAACACCCTCGACCTCGCTGGCTGGATGCGTGCGACGGCGGCCCGCAACGGCCATATCCGCGCCTGGCAGTTGTTCTTCGAGGAATACCCGGTGGTGCTGGCGCCGACCACGGTGAAGCCGACGCCCGGCCCGCGCGAGGATGCGATCAGCGGCGAACGCGCGCGAGAGATTTTCTGGAACGATCTGCGTTTCATTTCCGCGATCAACGTGCTCGGCCTGCCCTCCGCGGTGGTGCCGGTTGCGCTGCACGCGGGGAAGCCGATCGGCGTGCAGTTGATCGCTGGGCGCTATCGCGAGGATCTCGCGCTCGACGCGGCAGCCGCCATCGAAAAGCGCGCCGGCATGCTGGTGCGTCAGCTCTGGGAAAGGATGGGCTGA
- a CDS encoding RidA family protein, which translates to MKREVIRVEPLSSYLAKWNAPLSPVTRGNGMVFVSGFPPFDPATGEIIVAAPIERQTEIVLEQMKLCLETSGTSLQNVMKCNIYCTSAKHFAAVNAIYARYFPVDPPARIFVCVPEWMGPFDIEIDCVAVM; encoded by the coding sequence ATGAAACGAGAAGTCATCCGCGTCGAACCGCTGTCGTCCTATCTCGCGAAGTGGAACGCGCCATTGTCGCCGGTCACGCGCGGCAACGGCATGGTGTTCGTTTCCGGATTTCCGCCGTTCGATCCTGCCACCGGCGAAATCATCGTCGCCGCCCCGATCGAGCGCCAGACCGAGATCGTGCTCGAGCAGATGAAGCTCTGCCTGGAGACATCAGGCACCTCGCTGCAGAATGTCATGAAGTGCAACATCTACTGCACGTCGGCGAAGCATTTTGCGGCCGTCAACGCCATCTATGCGCGGTATTTCCCGGTAGATCCGCCGGCGCGCATTTTCGTCTGCGTGCCGGAGTGGATGGGGCCGTTCGATATCGAGATCGATTGCGTGGCGGTCATGTAG
- a CDS encoding glycerophosphodiester phosphodiesterase family protein: protein MPTRPRSTLMAAFWLLTAIFPAAAQTIALPNEAQIGPRPFYLVDKMKDGPLKQQLSQCTGPFHRTGFSVGHRGAALQFPEHSRESYMAAARMGAGVIECDVTFTKDRQLVCRHSQCDLHTTTNILSVPALAAKCSQGFSPADPATGKKASAKCCTSDITLAEFKSLTAKMDGFNPDARTAEEYQNGTPRWRTDLYANSGTLMTHDESIALIKSLGAKFTPELKAAEVPMPFDGDYTQEKYATQMLQAYKTSGIPASDVFAQSFSLADILFWVKTAPEFAAQAVYLEDRYEKRGLDPAKPETWKPSMTELKAQGVKILGPPIYAMLALNAKGEIVPSEYAKAAKAAGLDLIGWSLERDGPLNKGGGFYHSSVKSAIDRDGDTLTVLDVLAKQVGVRAMFSDWPATTTFYASCMGMK, encoded by the coding sequence ATGCCGACCCGCCCCCGCTCCACCTTGATGGCAGCCTTCTGGCTCCTGACCGCGATCTTTCCTGCGGCGGCGCAGACGATTGCGCTGCCGAACGAGGCGCAAATCGGGCCGCGGCCGTTTTATCTCGTCGACAAGATGAAGGACGGGCCGCTGAAGCAGCAACTCAGCCAGTGTACCGGGCCGTTTCACCGCACCGGCTTTTCCGTCGGCCATCGCGGCGCGGCATTGCAGTTCCCCGAACACAGCCGGGAAAGCTACATGGCCGCGGCGCGCATGGGCGCCGGCGTGATCGAATGCGACGTGACCTTCACCAAAGATCGCCAACTGGTCTGCCGGCATTCGCAATGCGACCTGCACACCACGACCAACATCCTCTCCGTCCCCGCACTCGCGGCGAAATGTTCGCAAGGTTTCAGCCCGGCCGATCCGGCCACGGGCAAGAAGGCGTCGGCGAAGTGCTGCACCAGCGACATCACGCTCGCCGAATTCAAGTCGCTGACGGCGAAGATGGACGGCTTCAACCCGGACGCCAGGACCGCCGAAGAATACCAGAACGGCACGCCGCGCTGGCGCACCGATCTCTATGCCAACTCCGGCACGCTGATGACCCATGACGAGAGCATCGCGCTGATCAAGAGCCTCGGCGCCAAATTCACGCCCGAACTGAAGGCGGCCGAGGTGCCGATGCCGTTCGACGGCGACTACACCCAGGAGAAATACGCGACGCAGATGCTGCAGGCCTACAAGACATCAGGGATTCCAGCGAGCGACGTGTTCGCCCAGAGTTTCAGCCTTGCCGATATCCTGTTCTGGGTGAAGACCGCCCCGGAATTCGCAGCCCAGGCCGTGTATCTCGAGGATCGCTACGAGAAGCGCGGCCTCGATCCTGCAAAACCCGAGACCTGGAAGCCCTCGATGACAGAGTTGAAGGCGCAAGGCGTCAAGATCCTGGGACCGCCGATCTACGCGATGCTGGCGCTGAACGCCAAGGGCGAGATCGTGCCGTCCGAATATGCCAAGGCCGCGAAGGCCGCCGGCCTCGATCTGATCGGCTGGTCGCTGGAACGCGACGGCCCGCTCAACAAGGGCGGCGGCTTCTATCACTCCTCGGTCAAGTCGGCGATCGATCGCGACGGCGATACGTTGACCGTGCTCGACGTGCTCGCCAAACAGGTTGGCGTCCGCGCCATGTTTTCCGACTGGCCGGCGACCACGACGTTCTATGCGAGTTGCATGGGGATGAAGTAA
- a CDS encoding twin-arginine translocation signal domain-containing protein, with amino-acid sequence MERRHFLKLAIGFAAGAAALAASAQAAPLMPHPLTEGGQLPNNAEAHPAVTSGDEVDRLQPEEVRWGRHWGHRRHWGWRRRHWGWRRRHWGWHRRRWHRRWRRRYW; translated from the coding sequence ATGGAACGCCGGCACTTTCTGAAACTCGCCATTGGATTCGCGGCCGGAGCAGCCGCACTCGCGGCCAGCGCGCAAGCGGCACCCTTGATGCCGCATCCGCTGACCGAAGGCGGACAACTCCCCAACAATGCGGAAGCCCATCCCGCCGTCACATCGGGCGATGAAGTCGATCGCCTGCAGCCGGAGGAAGTGCGTTGGGGCCGTCACTGGGGCCACCGCCGTCATTGGGGTTGGCGTCGCAGACATTGGGGCTGGCGCCGAAGGCATTGGGGCTGGCATCGCCGCCGCTGGCACCGTCGCTGGCGCCGCCGTTACTGGTAA
- a CDS encoding GCG_CRPN prefix-to-repeats domain-containing protein, giving the protein MKILAASALAIGLGLAAVSASQAMPMAPLDPARTVSENVIQVAGGCGPGWHRGPYGGCRPMYNCPPGWHSGPFGRRCFRNGW; this is encoded by the coding sequence ATGAAGATACTAGCTGCATCGGCGTTGGCGATCGGGCTTGGTCTGGCCGCGGTCTCGGCGTCGCAGGCGATGCCGATGGCGCCGCTCGATCCGGCCCGGACGGTTTCCGAAAATGTGATCCAGGTCGCCGGCGGCTGCGGGCCGGGCTGGCATCGTGGCCCCTATGGCGGCTGCCGGCCGATGTACAACTGTCCGCCCGGCTGGCATTCCGGCCCGTTCGGCCGACGTTGCTTCCGCAATGGCTGGTAA
- a CDS encoding GCG_CRPN prefix-to-repeats domain-containing protein, producing the protein MKYLFAAAVLVAGSFASFSAANAAGGCGPGWHRGPYGGCQPNRGRVVVVERPAPVVVVRPVGRVCPYGFVWAYGRCRPV; encoded by the coding sequence ATGAAGTACCTATTCGCAGCAGCAGTTTTGGTCGCCGGCTCGTTCGCGAGCTTCAGCGCCGCGAATGCCGCGGGCGGATGCGGCCCCGGCTGGCATCGCGGTCCCTATGGCGGATGCCAGCCCAATCGGGGCCGCGTTGTCGTCGTCGAGCGGCCTGCCCCGGTCGTGGTGGTGCGGCCCGTCGGTCGCGTCTGCCCCTACGGCTTCGTCTGGGCCTATGGACGCTGCCGCCCGGTGTAG
- a CDS encoding ArsR/SmtB family transcription factor, whose amino-acid sequence MKAGPDIAMVASLVGDPARSNMLTALMTGRALTASELAHQAGITPQTASSHLAKLEAGGLIEPEKQGRHRYYRLTGPDVASVLEGLAGLAERAGHTRVRTGPKEPALRRARICYDHLAGDLGVQMLDSMRKQKLVRQSKQEIELTGEGKRFMAQALQIDADMLAHPRRPVCKACLDWSERRHHLAGTLGAAVMNRFTELNWAARDPAPGSRVVNFTRTGEKRFAALFGTNAET is encoded by the coding sequence ATGAAAGCAGGTCCCGATATCGCCATGGTCGCCTCGCTGGTCGGCGACCCCGCGCGCTCCAACATGCTGACCGCGCTGATGACCGGCCGCGCGCTGACGGCGAGCGAACTGGCGCACCAGGCCGGCATCACGCCGCAGACCGCCAGTTCGCATCTCGCCAAGCTCGAGGCCGGCGGCCTGATCGAGCCGGAGAAACAGGGGCGTCACCGCTACTACCGCCTCACCGGCCCCGATGTCGCAAGCGTGCTCGAAGGGCTGGCGGGCCTTGCCGAGCGCGCCGGTCACACCCGTGTCCGCACCGGGCCGAAGGAGCCGGCGCTGCGCCGCGCGCGGATCTGCTACGACCATCTCGCCGGCGACCTCGGCGTGCAGATGCTCGACAGCATGCGAAAGCAGAAGCTGGTGCGGCAGAGCAAGCAGGAGATCGAACTCACCGGTGAAGGCAAGCGCTTCATGGCGCAGGCGCTGCAGATCGACGCCGACATGCTGGCCCACCCGCGCCGCCCGGTGTGCAAGGCCTGCCTTGACTGGAGCGAGCGCCGTCATCACCTCGCCGGCACGCTCGGCGCCGCCGTCATGAATCGCTTCACCGAACTGAACTGGGCCGCGCGCGATCCCGCGCCCGGCAGCCGCGTCGTCAATTTCACCCGCACCGGCGAAAAAAGATTCGCGGCGCTGTTCGGGACCAACGCCGAAACGTGA